The window cacaaaagaagaaaaaataccaGAGTTATCATTTTATCTTCGTAGATGTTAGTATCTACTAAGAACACCTCAAGAAAATCCAACTCGGTATTCAGAAAACAACCAAACTCTGCTCAACATAAAGTTTTCATATTTCAGTGATCAGTAAAGGAAATCAAGAAGACAAATGTCAAGCATTGTGGGGGCAAGTCATTCATTGCAAAGGTAGGACGTTTGTTACACTCCATTTCTTTTACATAATGTAAACTTTCTTGGTTTCCTTTTTTTCCCTCATTTTCTTTTTGAGAATTTTGGTAGTAATTTTGAGCTAATGATGATGTGTTTTTACAGCTGGTATGGCATGGGAGTTAGGAAAGCAGTTACTGATCGAGGAAGTGGATATGGCACCTCCAAAAAAAATGGAAGTTCGTCTTAAGATCCTCTACGCTTTCCTCTGCTATACTAATATCTACTTCTGGGAAGCAAAGGTAATAAAAAACTTGTTACAATCTAAAAAACTTTCCAACTTTCCAGCAAATACCACAATCTGTTTGGGTCGATTTTTTCTCTCAACTCCTTTGGAAATTGTAGGAGCAAAACTCAGTCTTTCCTCGCATTCTTGGACATGAAGCATCAGTGTATGTTATTTCAATTGATTGATTCATTGATTGTCTCTAAAACCAAAAAGGTTACTAAATAGATTTTGTTGTTTTATTGGTTTTGATTATATGGATATTTAGGATTGTGGAGGGGGAGTAACAGAACTTGCTCTCGGAGACCATGTCATTCATGTGCTCACtgcaaatcagaaaaagcaatatGTACAGCCTCTTACGGATTGACAATGAAAGGGAAGTAATGATTCATGATGGACAACCAAGGTTCTCCATCAACGGAAAGCCCCATATACCATTTTGTTGGGACCTCTACCTTTAGTGAGTCCACCGTAGTTCATGTTGGCTGTGTTGTGAAAATCAACCCTCCTTGCTTCTTTTGACAAAGTCGGTGTTTGTATCCTCGGTTGTGGAATCTCGAGGAGAACGATGACAAATTATGTACCTTAAGTAGTAGTTTCTTTTAATGGGTTCAATTGTTGATTAATCGGACGATTCATTCTTGGCCTTGGTGCAACTTTGAATGTAACTAAACTAGCAAAAAGGTTTAAGTGTGGCTGCATTTTGACTGGGAGCTGTAGGCCATGCTGTGAGTCTCCATATTTCTGTTTTGTTCTTTCCCATATGTTTACTTTAAGGAACTTGAATTTGAGAAGTTCCAGATTCATGATATTGGAAAACAAAATGCAGCAAGCATAAATGAGGCTGCAATATCTAGCAATAAAGGATTTGATGCCTCTGTCCAACCAATGAAGTGACAGAGGATCTTTACGTTTGATATAATATCATCTTGTAATTCAATGTCAATAATTTTAACCAAACTGTTGAAACACATATCGATTGATCAGTTAggtactattactattactactactactactattagaGTTACTGTTTCTATTATAAGAGGAGAAGCAGATGTAAATCTGAAATATTTGGAGAAGCAGATGTTGAGCATATGTAAATGTCTTAAGCTGTTCTCTACTGCACGGAGCTAATGAAGAATCCTTATGCCACCATCCACTCTATGCCCTCCTTTACAGTTTGACTTGCTAGGgatgaaaataaaataactagTATAATTTGTAAATAATATTGGTAATAGAAAGAAAACAGTATTGTAAAAGTGGTTCTGTTCCTCGATCGCGGTGCACTAGCTGATAGTAGAAAACTGCAGCTGCAGCATGGTTCAAAATGTGACGTGACCTGGCCTAGGCCCTCAGGTCCCAAACCCCCTCTTATAATTTCGATCTCAACTAAACAAGGATGTGTTGAATTTGACAATTGCTTAGGCAACTGCAGCAAAAGCACGGACAGAGGGGACGGAGTTCTTTCTTAGCTAATTGTTGAAGTCATGCTGGGAGCCTTTGTAGTTTGGAATAAGCACATAATAAGTTGCAGTAACTGTATAAAGGATGAATAGCATGAGAAAAACGAAAGGGTTTACAGGCTTGTTCAAGACAAAACAACTTGGAAATTTTGACAATTGATGTACCAAAGTATCTGCCTGGTTGAAACTAAGTACACCTACCAATCATCAaccaataaatttaaaatttaagcAGATGGATATTTGGAAGGCAAACCAGATTAGATCACTGATCTAAGTTCTTTCACAGGGATTGGAACCAGAGAGGTAAAACATGTGAAACTAAATATTTTACTCCCTCTGTCTCCTCTTGCACACGCccctttaaaaaatattaattaggatGAAATGTTGACTACTTTACCTTTATTCATGTTATAATATTATACCATATTAGAAGTATCTTTGGGGCTATTTTTGAGCATGCTCTTTGCATGTTGCTAAGCATTGGCTAGCACTAGACGTGGTGCGATGTGGAGCGACGTGGTGCGGCTTCGTGCGACGTCGTGCCATGggcacgccctgccatgtcctgcgacgtcctgacacgtcctgacacgtgccatggccatgtcatGCCATGTCCTATGATGTCCTTACACGTCCGGacccgtgccatggccacgccatGCCATGTTCTGACACATCCTGacacgtgccatggccacgccctgcgaCGTCGTGACACGTCCTGacacgtgccatggccatgtcctgtgacgtcctgacacgtcctgccatgtcctgcgatgTCCTGaaccatgccatggccatgtcctgcgacgtcctgACACGTCCTGCGACGTCCTGACTCGTGTCATGGCCATGTCCTGACACGTCCTGAaacgtgccatggccatgtcctgcgccGTCCTGACACGTCCTAacacgtgccatggccatgtcctgtgtcgtcctgacacgtcctgactcgtgccatggccacgtcctgacacgtgccatggccatgtcctgccatgtcctgcgacgtccgtgccatggccatggccatgtcctgcgacgtcctgACACGTCCTGGCACGTCCTGACTCGTGACATGGCCATGTCCAGCGACGTCCTAACACGTGCCATGGACGTGTCCTGCGCCGTCCTGACATGTCCTGacacgtgccatggccatgtcctgccatgtcctgcgtcgtcctgacacgtcctgactcgtgccatggccacgtcctgacacgtgccatggccatgtcctgccatgtcctgtgacGTCCTGACACGTCCTGACTCGTGCCATGGCCGTGTCCTGACACGTCCTGacacgtgccatggccatgtcctgcgacgtcctgACACGTCCTGGCACATCCTgactcgtgccatggccatgtcagCGACGTCCTGACACGTCCTGATACGTGCCATGGTCGTGTCCTGCGCCGTCCTGACATGTCCTGacacgtgccatggccatgtcttgccatgtCCTGCCCCGTCCTAATATGTCCTGAcatgtgccatggccatgtccagcCATGTCCTGCCCCGTCCTGACATGTCGTGacacgtgccatggccatgtcctgccatgtcctgcgacgtcctgactcgtgccatggccatggccatgtcctgcgacgtcctgACACGTACTGGCACGTCCTGACTCGTGTCATGGCCATGTCCAGCGACGTCTTGACATGTGCCATGGTCGTGTCCTGCGTCGTCCTGACATGTCCTGacacgtgccatggccatgtcctgcgccGTCCTgactcgtgccatggccacgtcctgacacgtcctgactcgtgccatggccatggCCTGCCACGTCCTGCGACGTCCTGACACGTCCTgactcgtgccatggccatgtcctgacacgtcctgacacgtgccatggccatgtcctgcgacgtcctgGCACGTCCTgactcgtgccatggccatgtcagCGACGTCCTGACACATCCTGACACGTGCCATGGTCGTGTCCTGCGCCGTCCTGACATGTCCTGACACgtaccatggccatgtcctgccatgtccttccCCGTCCTGATATGTCCTGACACGTGCCATAGCCATGTCCTGccccgtgccatggccatgtcctgacacgtgccatggccatgtcctgcgacgtcctgactcgtgccatggccatggccatgtcctgcgacgtcctgACACGTCCTGGCACGTCCTGACTCGTGACATGGCCATGTCCAGCGACGTCCTAACATGTGCCATGGCCGTGCCCTGCGCCGTCCTGACATGTCCTGacacgtgccatggccatgtcctgccatgtcctgccatgtcctgacacgtcctgactcgtgccatggccatgtcctgacacgtgccatggccatgtcctgacacgtcctgacacgtgccatggccatgtcctgccatttCCTGACATGTCCTGACACGTCCTgactcgtgccatggccacgtcctGCGACGTCCTGgctcgtgccatggccacgtcctGCGACGTCCTGgcacgtgccatggccatgtcctggcACGTCCTGACACGTGCCATGTCCATGTCCTGACACGTGCccgccatgtcctgtcatgtcctatGACACATCCTGCCCCGTGCCATGTCCACGCCGGCATAGGCCTTGGCCTCTCAAGTGACACCCCGAAAAACCTCTACTTGCGACATAGAATTGGCACATCGCTCTTGGCTTGTGCCTTGGCCTCGCACCGCGACGCCTCAAAAAACCTCTAATTGACATCTTGTATTAGCATAtcacccttggaatatgcctcgGCCTCGCAAGCAACACACCGAAAAACCTCTACTTGGGCCAAACACACTTGGCATAGGGCTCGGCATCGCAAGCGACACACCGAAAACCTCTAGTAGTGAAATTTGGTTTAACCTTTCCCTCAACATGACTAAGTGTCAAGTCACATTGGCTACTTAATATACAAATAGTATATGTTCCAAGGTCTTGAGGACTTGTTCGATTTTCCAACACTTAGTATAATATAGCAACATCAAGGAAGGACTAAACCTCTTTTGGGAAAAGTTAGAAATTGATTGGATTGGAGGGGGAGGGACGAATCTGAGCGACAAAGGGCTGAATCTCAGTGGATCGTGGCAGCAAGGCCACTCTGCCACTTACAATACCCCATCACATCTTTGTTCTCTCTCCCTCAAAATATATTTAATGTTtcactttcaatttgatttttGAGTGCGACTGCTTTTAATAACCATGTGAAAGAGCAAAACTTCTGCATATCACATGGACCGAATAAAGGGACTCCATTATTGCTTGACAAGTCCATTCATGGACCTATTTTCCCGTCTAAAGAACCAAAAAGTTATTCCTTTAATAACACATTTTTTTAGTGTACGCTAAAAATTATGGCTTCCAGAAGTGAAAAACTGTTTTTGCTTATCctcaaaagtaattttttattttggccaaacatactccctccgttccattTTATGTGAATATGTTTGATTGGGCAcgaaatttaataaaaaatgaagacttttggaatttgtattcctaaacaagtccaaatggggcccagagtatttgtgtgattataaaagcttctcattaagggtagagttgtaactttaagctaaattgttaccaaatttagaaagggttcattctttttggaacggacaaaaaaggaaataggttcacataaatggGAACATAGGGAgtatcaaactttccaaaaattcccagaagcttgaccaaacaggctTTAAAACGAGTATTATATATTGATGGGAACCACAAATAGTGTCATCCACTGCTTGCTAATATTCTTATgtgctactccctccgtttcatattagatgaggtagtttaactcggcacggagtttaaggaacaaaaagaagacttttgaaacttgtggtcttaaaagtttaaggggtaaaaagtttgtggcgccatgacatttgtgtggctataaaagcttatCATTAAGGTtaaatgggtaaaataaaaaagtttaaagttgaattatttttaaatttaaaaatgtgtcatttgttttggaacagactaaaaaggaaagtatctCATCTAATATAAAACAGAGGGAGTACATGGTTTGTAAGATGAAAGAATGAAAAAGCTGATGATGCAGAAAAATTTTCTCTTGTTTTGTATATTCACTACTGTAGCTTCTATATACATTTATAGCCTATAGATACATATAATGTACATATAATATTCCTAGACAAAAATATTATAGCCTATGTGAGTCCATACACACTTTAGTGCATCAGCACTAATACAAATGTGAGCATGTGCTCACTCAAGTGTATGGCACTAATAAATGAATGGCCCAGATGTGTTTATGTCTTCTAATCCAACGGTCAAGATTAGATCTCCTGATTTGAATACCAAGGGCTATTATGCTGCCACGTCATGCTCCACTTTGATTGAATCATCTGCCTGAAGCAAATGTAACGCtgttgtcttcttcttctttgcttCTTCTGCTACAGTGGTATCATGGGGGTTCTGTTCTTCAACATCCCCCCTCAAGGTGGAGGGGAGAGAATGGACCCCTAGCTTGGATAAAATACTCTGATGAGAACCCCCGGATAAGGGTATGGTAAATAGATCGGCGAGCTGAGATTCCGACGgaacaaaagagagagagatCAAACCGGAAAGAAATTGTTGACGAACAAAGTGACAATCCAACTCCACATGTTTGGTTCGTTCATGAAAAACTAGGTTACGAGCTATGTGAATGGCAGCTTGGCTATCCGAGTGAACAGGCACTGGTAAAGTGGGTGGTGCTGATAGATCGGCAAGTAAGCGGACTAACCAAGTGATTTCTGCGGTCACCCTTCTCATAGACTtgtattccgcttctgcggaggacATAGAGATGGAGATTTGTTTCTTCGATTTCCAAGAGATTGGAGCTCCACCAAGGGTGATGAAGAAGCTACTAACAGATCGGCGAGAATCTCTACAAGCCGCCCAGTCTGCATTACAAAAGGCGAGTAGATAAAAAGAGGGATCTGCAGTGAGAAAAATCCCTTAAGAAGGATCAGTGCGCAAATAGCGGAGAACACACAAAGCTGCAGAATAATGAGACATGCAAGGACGTTGCATATACTGGCTCAAACAAAGAACAGCGAAATAGAGGTCCGACCTAGTATTTGTTAAGTAGTTGAGCTTTCCAACAAGGTGGCGATAAATGGTAGGATCAGGCATAAGCTCTCCCATATCAGCTTGCAATTTAGAGTAAGGATCGAGAGGTGAAGATACAGCAGGACCTGTGCAGTCAAATTCAACCAAAAGTTCCAAGGTAAATTGCCTTTGCCCTATTATAAAACCATGCTTTTCTCTGAGAATTTCCATACCCAAGAAATGATGAATGTGACCAAGATGTTTTACTTTGAATTCTGAGTGTAGAAAAGCTGTAAGTTGTGCAATTTCTGTGGTGTCATTACCTGTGAGTAGTATATCGTCCACATATACAACTAATATGGAAATTAAATCACCTGATTGCTTGAAAAACAATGAATAGTCATTTAGAGAGCTGGAGTAACCTTTGTAGTTTAGAGCCCCAGCTAACCTAGCATACCATTGCCCCGACGCTTGCTTTAAACCATAGAGTGACTTCCTTAGTCGACAGACAAGATTAGGTTGAGAAGGAGTCAAACCTGCTGGAATTTCATATAGACCTCTTCTTGCAAATCCTCATGCAAGAAGGCATTATTAACATCGAGTTGTGATACATTCCACCCCTTCTTGATAGCCACAGCCAAAAGACACCTGATAGTAGTCATCTTTACCACAGGTGAAAAAGTTTCTGAATAATCTATCCCTTCTCTCTGAATGTCTCCCCTCACCACCAACCTAGCCTTTATCCTTTCAATTGTACCATCTGAGTTATGCTTCACCTTGTACACCCATTTACAGGGTAAAGCTTTCTTCCCTGGTGGTAAGGATACAACATCCCAAGTGTTATTTATCTCAAGTGCTGAAATTTCAGCATCCATAGCCTTTTTCCACCCAGGATGGATAGAAGCTTGTAGATAACTGCTAGGTTCTGATGTGGTAGAAATAGATTGAAGGAGATGATGGTTGTCTATAGAAAGAGCATGGAAAGAAAAGGCATTTGGCTTGAGAGGTTTGGATAGACAGGAACTAAGGTCGGATAGGTAGATGTTATTGCAAATGTAATCATTTAAGTAGGCTTGTTTCTGAGTTACCCTGTCAGATATTCTGACTGGTGGAGGTGGAATTAGAATAGGTGTGCTGATTGATGAAGGAGAAAATGATCCGGACAGGATGGGTGAGTAAGAAGGACATGGAGTAGGAGCAGAGTCTGAAGGTGTTAGGTTGATGTTGGTTGAAATAGAGGGACCAGGACATGTAGAAGAACTGCTAGGTGAGGAGTGGGTAGATGGAGGTGAAGGCGATGGTAGAGATGTCCTAGAAGAGTATTCTGTTGAGTTATGGGGCAAGGTATCTGTTGGAATTGTATCTtgagggaagaaaggaaaatcagaTGTGAGAGGTGAGTGGGAAAAAGGGAATTGATCTTCATGAAACCTAACATCTCTAGACACAAACACCCTTTTAGTGACAAGATCCAGGACCTTGTAACCTTTCTGATGCTGGCATATCCGAGGAACACACAACCTTTTGCCCTAGGTTCAAACTTCCCTCTGTTGTGAGACAAAGCTGAGACATAGTACAAACAACCAAAACTCTTGAGTGAATCATAGCTAGGTTGTGTACCAAGCAATACCTCATAGGGTGTTAATCCATTCAGAACCTTAGAAGGGATTCTGTTGATCAGATATGTAGCTGTCAGCACACATTCTCCCCAGTATTGGAGAGGCACCTTAGAGTGAAATAAACGTTCCCTTGCTACTTCCAAAAGATGCCTATGCTTCCTCTCAACTACTCCATTCTGTTGAGGGGTAAAAACACAAGAGGTCTCATGTATAATCCCTTCTGATTCAAGAAAACTTGCCTAGTGAGCCTTTTCCTAATTCCATGGCATTATCAGATCTGATCTTCTTAACTTTCAAGTTAAACTGTCTCTCTGCCATGCatagaaatgatttcaaaactgAAAAAACATTCCCCTTAGAACTTAAGAGAAAGGTCCAAGTGGCCCTACTATAGTCATCTACAATAGTCAAGAAATACATATAACCATTATAAGTCACAGTCTTGAATGGCCCCCATGTGTCAATGTGAATCAAATCAAAGATAGCAGAACTCTTAATATGACTCAAAGGAAAAGGTAGTCTGGTTTGCCTAACTTGAGGACAGATGTGACACACACAATCAAACTTAGAGGTAAACTTAATGAAATTCAGATTTCTCATTACTGAAAAGAGCAAATGCCCTAGCCTAACATGCCATTGCTTTACAGTAGATGTAGCGATAGCAACTAAAGGTACTGAAAAGGAAACAGAAGTAGAAATAACACTGGAATTTCTTCCTTTTGGAATGGAAACTACATTTTTTCTAAGAGGAGAGATAGACTCTATTCTAGTTGGCTGAAACAGGTACAATCCATCTCTAACTTCACCAAAAACTTGTCCCATCCCTACTAAAGGGACCTACAATAGACACCCATTAGAAGTTAGATTCAAAGAACAATTGAATTGAAGACATAACTTATGAACAGATAATAAGTTATACTTGAAAGAAGGTACATGAAGCACCCTATGAAGAACCATATCAGGCTGAATAGACACACTTCCTATATGTGTAACACACAACTGGAATGAATTAGGTAAGCTAATGTGCAAAGGTGCAGGAAGAGGAGTAAGAGATAGGAAAGAATTAGCATCAAAACACATATGTTCAGAGGCCCCTGAGTCAATTATCCATGTTTTAGTGTTGAAAACAGCAAGACAAGTTCCTGTGTATTTGAGTATGGTACCAGCTACAGCATTAGCATTGACTTCTAATGTTGTGGCTGCTGCACTTCCAATCTGCACTTGCTTGATTATGTTTACCAATTCTGACACTTGCTCCTTACTGAAAAACTGGTTCTGACTGCTGATATTTCCTTCACTACATGTGTTGTTCTTCTCTTCACCTTCCTGTCCTGCCACCACTGCATTTCCTTTTATGGCAGGCTGATAATTTGTAGATTTTGTGAATTGAAAATCATCTGGGAATCCTATTAGTCTGTAGCAATCTGCCCTTACATGCCATGTTCTCATACAATGACTACAACTCACATTAGGATTGTACTTTGCCTTCTTTTTGAACTTTTGTTGCATGTTCTGAATGTTCCCCTGTTTCTGAGGAGTTCCCCATGATTTCTGAATATTGTTCCTTTGATTAAACTTCCCTTGAGGTCCTACCATAAAAGATGCACCATCTGTTGGATATTGTGGGCTAACAAATATTTCCCTCTGACTTTCATCTTGCAGCAGGATGGAATAGGTATGATCCATATTTGGAAGCGGGCTCATCACGAGGATATTGCATCTTGCATGTGCATACACATCATTCAGTCCCATTAGGAATTGGATGACTCTCTGATCCTCTAGGAAGTTGGCTACCTTCTTCTTCCCTTCACACACACAGGTACAAGTGCAACCTAGATGTGAGTTCAGGGAATCTAACTCATCCCATAACCTTTTCAGAGTTGTGAAGTATCCTGCAATACTGCTATTTCCCTGAACTGTCTTAGCAATTTCCTTTTGTAGGTGGTAGAGTTTGGCTCCATTGGATTATCCAAATCTATGTTCAAGACTATTCCAAAGTTTTTTTGCAGATTTGGAATAGATTACATTGTCTCCTATCTCCTTAGTTAGAGAATTTAAAAGCCATGAGGTTACCATGTCATTGCACCTAC of the Nicotiana tabacum cultivar K326 chromosome 7, ASM71507v2, whole genome shotgun sequence genome contains:
- the LOC107762607 gene encoding alcohol dehydrogenase 3-like, which codes for MAWELGKQLLIEEVDMAPPKKMEVRLKILYAFLCYTNIYFWEAKDCGGGVTELALGDHVIHVLTANQKKQYELEFEKFQIHDIGKQNAASINEAAISSNKGFDASVQPMK